From one Variovorax sp. PBL-H6 genomic stretch:
- the mdoH gene encoding glucans biosynthesis glucosyltransferase MdoH produces MKPNDFSQLNVLTEADFSRRSVLREERHPNSVTAPPINRGSMAPRPWRGFWNSIGTALLVKLGAGGKAAAGASHAPRRSQAWERAAQQRRMAFMALTLFSTVVASTLFARVQPDYDNLWLEYSQIALYGLLSGWVVTGFVTALMGFYVAVRGDKHALSAKQVADHPMNPEARTAIIMPICNEDVATVFAGLRATCESVAATGHARQFDVFVLSDSYTPEVAAAERAAWEDLRAALADSPNQPQVEVYYRLRKRRTHRKAGNVADFCRRWGKDYRYMVVLDADSVMSGDCLTSMVKLMEANPTAGIIQTATQAIGHVTLHARAQQFASRVTGRLFTLGMQFWQLGESHYWGHNAIIRVEPFMQHCALAPIKGTGGMSGGIMSHDFVEAGLMRRAGYHVWLVADLVGSYEQQPPDLLAELQRDRRWCQGNLQNARLMAEPGLHPVHRAMFVTGTMAYASAPMWLAFLTLGTALWLTGSSVVAHWLAMPMELAGLWLWTLCLLFLPRMLGIAAVVLRREQRQYGGVGGLLKSAALESALAIVQAPVRMLAHSLFVVVALTGIKLDWKSPPREAAAVPWRIAFSQLAPMSLVIAALAVGIALIDASALVWLMPVGLPLLLAIPLTVLTSQIALGNAMRDRGFLVIPEESRSPAVLRRAWMHAVRLARA; encoded by the coding sequence ATGAAGCCCAACGATTTCTCCCAGCTCAACGTTCTCACCGAGGCGGATTTCTCCCGCCGCAGCGTGCTGCGTGAAGAACGCCATCCCAACTCGGTGACAGCGCCGCCGATCAACCGCGGCTCCATGGCCCCACGCCCCTGGCGCGGCTTTTGGAACAGCATCGGCACGGCACTGCTGGTCAAGCTCGGCGCCGGCGGCAAGGCCGCAGCCGGCGCATCCCACGCGCCGCGACGCTCGCAGGCGTGGGAACGCGCGGCCCAGCAACGCCGCATGGCCTTCATGGCGCTGACACTGTTCAGCACGGTCGTGGCCTCCACGCTGTTCGCCCGCGTGCAGCCCGACTACGACAACCTCTGGCTCGAATACAGCCAGATCGCGCTCTACGGTCTGCTCTCGGGCTGGGTGGTGACCGGCTTCGTGACTGCGCTCATGGGCTTTTACGTCGCTGTGCGCGGGGACAAACACGCGCTATCGGCCAAACAGGTCGCCGACCACCCGATGAACCCGGAAGCGCGCACGGCGATCATCATGCCGATCTGCAACGAGGACGTGGCCACGGTCTTTGCCGGCCTGCGCGCGACCTGCGAATCGGTGGCCGCGACCGGTCATGCGCGGCAGTTCGACGTCTTCGTGCTGTCCGACAGCTACACGCCCGAGGTCGCCGCCGCCGAGCGCGCCGCCTGGGAAGATCTGCGCGCCGCGTTGGCCGACAGCCCGAACCAGCCGCAGGTCGAGGTGTATTACCGCCTGCGCAAGCGCCGCACCCACCGCAAGGCCGGCAACGTGGCCGACTTCTGCCGCCGCTGGGGCAAGGACTATCGCTACATGGTGGTGCTCGATGCCGACAGCGTGATGAGCGGCGACTGCCTGACGTCGATGGTCAAGCTGATGGAGGCCAATCCGACGGCCGGCATCATCCAGACCGCGACGCAGGCCATCGGCCACGTCACCCTGCACGCTCGCGCCCAGCAGTTCGCCTCGCGCGTGACGGGCCGCCTGTTCACGCTGGGCATGCAGTTCTGGCAACTCGGCGAGTCGCACTACTGGGGCCACAACGCCATCATCCGCGTCGAGCCCTTCATGCAGCACTGCGCGCTGGCACCGATCAAGGGCACCGGCGGCATGTCGGGCGGCATCATGTCGCACGACTTTGTCGAGGCTGGGCTGATGCGCCGCGCCGGCTACCACGTGTGGCTGGTTGCCGACCTGGTCGGCAGCTACGAGCAGCAACCGCCGGACCTGCTGGCCGAGCTGCAGCGTGATCGCCGCTGGTGCCAGGGCAACCTGCAGAACGCTCGCCTCATGGCCGAGCCCGGCCTGCACCCGGTGCACCGCGCGATGTTCGTTACCGGCACCATGGCTTATGCCTCCGCGCCGATGTGGCTTGCGTTCCTGACACTTGGCACGGCTCTGTGGCTCACGGGCTCGAGCGTGGTCGCGCATTGGCTGGCAATGCCGATGGAACTGGCCGGGCTCTGGCTGTGGACCTTGTGCCTGCTGTTCCTGCCGCGCATGCTCGGCATTGCAGCGGTGGTGCTGCGTCGCGAGCAGCGCCAGTACGGCGGTGTCGGCGGCCTGCTCAAGAGCGCGGCACTTGAAAGCGCGCTGGCCATCGTGCAGGCGCCTGTGCGCATGCTGGCCCACTCGCTGTTCGTGGTAGTGGCGCTTACCGGCATCAAGCTCGACTGGAAGTCGCCGCCTCGGGAAGCCGCCGCCGTGCCGTGGCGCATTGCTTTCAGCCAACTCGCGCCGATGTCGCTGGTCATTGCCGCCCTGGCGGTGGGCATTGCGCTGATCGACGCCAGCGCGCTGGTCTGGCTGATGCCGGTTGGACTGCCGCTGCTGCTGGCCATCCCGCTGACCGTGCTGACCAGCCAGATCGCGCTCGGCAATGCAATGCGCGACCGCGGCTTCCTGGTGATTCCCGAGGAGTCGCGTTCCCCGGCGGTGTTGCGCAGGGCGTGGATGCACGCTGTGAGGCTGGCACGCGCCTGA
- a CDS encoding sigma 54-interacting transcriptional regulator, with protein sequence MNNSGPAKESASPPGARLLVVDDDADMLRLLSMRLTGAGYQVTAVTSAESALTQLEIEHPQLVLSDVRLPGRDGLQLFDEIRKRHPTLPVILLTAHGTIPDAVEATARGVFTYLTKPYDARELLDKIAQALALGAPAPSGGKGIDESWRSEIVSRSNRMAELLAEARMVAKSDASVLLRGDSGAGKELLARAIHRASARAEKPFVAVNCGAIPEALLESELFGHVKGAFTDAVANHKGLFQQADGGTLLLDEIGDMPPALQVKLLRVLQEHAVRPVGSTQSIDVDVRIISATHRDLDAAMEAGQFREDLYYRLNVVTLQLPPLSARREDIPLLANHFLNRLSSKYGKRLSGFAPEALKALTMAPWPGNVRQLFNVVEQVCALSSSPLIPLALVQRALRSPSVEVQTYAEAKQRFEREYLVGLLKLTDGNVADAARLADRNRTEFYRLLQKHQLTPGHFKSDAASPGGDASLTSDNPK encoded by the coding sequence ATGAACAATTCCGGCCCCGCCAAGGAATCGGCCAGCCCGCCCGGCGCCCGCCTGCTGGTGGTAGACGACGACGCGGACATGCTGCGCCTGCTCTCGATGCGGCTGACGGGCGCCGGCTACCAAGTCACCGCCGTGACCTCGGCCGAGTCGGCACTGACGCAGCTCGAGATCGAGCATCCCCAACTGGTGTTGAGCGATGTGCGGCTGCCAGGCCGCGATGGCCTGCAGCTCTTCGACGAGATCCGCAAGCGCCACCCCACGCTGCCGGTGATCCTGCTGACTGCGCACGGCACCATTCCCGACGCGGTCGAAGCCACGGCTCGCGGTGTCTTCACCTATCTCACCAAGCCCTACGACGCCCGCGAGCTGCTCGACAAGATCGCGCAGGCGCTGGCGCTCGGTGCGCCGGCTCCCAGCGGCGGGAAGGGCATCGACGAGAGCTGGCGCTCGGAGATCGTGAGCCGCAGCAATCGCATGGCCGAGCTGCTGGCCGAGGCCCGGATGGTGGCCAAGTCCGATGCCAGCGTGCTGCTGCGCGGCGACAGCGGCGCCGGCAAGGAACTACTCGCCCGCGCCATTCATCGAGCCAGTGCGCGCGCCGAGAAGCCCTTCGTGGCGGTCAACTGCGGCGCCATTCCCGAGGCACTGTTGGAGTCAGAGCTGTTCGGCCATGTGAAGGGCGCCTTCACCGACGCCGTGGCCAATCACAAGGGACTGTTCCAGCAGGCAGACGGCGGCACCCTGCTGCTCGACGAGATCGGCGACATGCCGCCGGCGTTGCAGGTCAAGCTGTTGCGGGTGCTGCAGGAGCATGCGGTGAGGCCGGTGGGCTCGACCCAGTCCATTGACGTCGACGTGCGGATCATCTCCGCCACCCATCGCGACCTCGATGCCGCCATGGAGGCCGGGCAGTTCCGGGAGGACCTGTACTACCGTCTCAACGTCGTGACGCTCCAACTGCCGCCGCTGTCGGCGCGGCGCGAGGACATCCCGCTGCTGGCCAATCATTTCCTGAATCGGCTGTCGAGCAAGTACGGCAAGCGCCTGTCGGGCTTCGCGCCCGAAGCGCTCAAGGCGCTCACCATGGCGCCTTGGCCGGGCAATGTGCGCCAATTGTTCAACGTGGTCGAGCAGGTCTGTGCACTGTCCAGCTCGCCGCTGATTCCCCTGGCGCTGGTGCAACGGGCACTGCGCTCGCCCAGCGTTGAGGTCCAGACCTATGCAGAGGCCAAGCAGCGCTTCGAGCGCGAGTACCTGGTCGGCCTGCTCAAATTGACCGATGGCAACGTGGCCGACGCGGCACGTCTGGCGGATCGCAACCGCACGGAGTTCTACCGGCTGCTGCAGAAGCATCAACTCACACCTGGGCACTTCAAATCCGATGCCGCGTCGCCGGGCGGCGATGCGTCGCTGACGAGCGACAACCCTAAGTAG